From one Luteolibacter sp. Y139 genomic stretch:
- a CDS encoding sodium:solute symporter family protein, whose product MFLDLVPILASAGGGAVSSGVNAPKIDLHFVDYTILAAYIAVVIGIGFMLKRQVKSANDFFLSGKSIPAWITGLAFLSANLGAQEVIGMAASGAKYGIMTSHFYWVGAIPAMIFLAIFMMPFYYGSKARSVPEYLKLRFDEKTRGLNSIAFAAMTVASSGASLHALAALLKLLLGWDYNISLLVSSVVVLAYVLKGGLTSAIYTEVLQFFLIVLGFAPLVILGLENMGGWENMKKGLDDTFVHSWKYMGTTDNPMGVEWFAMVFGLGFVLSFGYWCTDFLVVQRAMAAKSMNDARRTPIIGAVPKMLFPVIVILPGIIALALMKSGTGYSIPGMETGNPDYNLVIPSLIAHYLPTGLLGLALTALMASFMSGMAGNVTAFNTVWTYDIYQSYIAPNKSDSHYMWMGKVATVAGILISIAFAYVAKNVDNIMDFLQLVFGFVNAPVFATFLLGMFWKRATGHGAFFGLLGGTLAAAAFHGLSTPKIMAAGEAALPWIKGGYLGAHYQFTSSMAQNFWLAIVAWSSCFILTIVISLATARTKEDKELVGLVYSLTPKQNDEAEPLWKRPAVVGTAVLVFALILNIIFW is encoded by the coding sequence ATGTTCCTCGACCTCGTCCCGATCCTCGCGTCCGCCGGTGGCGGCGCCGTTTCCTCCGGCGTCAATGCGCCGAAAATCGACCTCCATTTCGTCGATTACACCATCCTCGCGGCCTACATCGCGGTCGTCATCGGCATCGGCTTCATGCTGAAGCGGCAGGTGAAGAGTGCGAACGACTTCTTCCTCTCCGGCAAGTCGATCCCGGCATGGATCACCGGCCTCGCCTTCCTTTCCGCCAACCTCGGCGCGCAGGAAGTCATCGGCATGGCCGCCTCCGGTGCCAAATACGGCATCATGACCTCGCACTTCTATTGGGTGGGTGCGATTCCGGCCATGATCTTCCTGGCGATCTTCATGATGCCGTTCTACTACGGCTCGAAGGCACGGTCGGTGCCGGAATACCTCAAGCTGCGCTTCGATGAAAAGACCCGCGGTCTGAACTCCATCGCCTTCGCGGCCATGACGGTCGCCTCGTCCGGCGCCTCCCTGCACGCGCTGGCCGCCCTGCTCAAGCTCCTGCTCGGCTGGGACTACAATATCTCGCTGCTGGTTTCATCCGTCGTCGTTCTGGCCTACGTGCTCAAGGGCGGTCTGACCTCCGCCATCTACACGGAAGTCCTCCAGTTCTTCCTCATCGTCCTCGGCTTCGCGCCGCTGGTCATTCTCGGCCTTGAGAACATGGGCGGCTGGGAAAACATGAAGAAGGGTCTCGATGACACCTTCGTCCACTCCTGGAAATACATGGGCACCACCGACAACCCGATGGGTGTGGAGTGGTTCGCCATGGTCTTCGGCCTCGGCTTCGTGCTCTCCTTCGGTTACTGGTGCACGGACTTCCTCGTCGTCCAGCGCGCCATGGCCGCCAAGTCCATGAACGACGCCCGCCGCACGCCCATCATCGGCGCCGTGCCAAAGATGCTCTTCCCCGTGATCGTGATCCTTCCCGGCATCATCGCCCTGGCGCTGATGAAGTCCGGCACCGGCTACTCGATCCCCGGCATGGAAACCGGCAATCCGGACTACAACCTGGTGATCCCCTCGCTGATCGCCCACTACCTGCCGACCGGCCTCCTCGGCCTCGCCCTCACCGCGCTGATGGCCTCCTTCATGTCCGGCATGGCGGGCAACGTGACCGCCTTCAACACCGTCTGGACCTACGACATCTACCAGTCCTACATCGCGCCGAACAAGTCCGACTCCCACTACATGTGGATGGGTAAGGTCGCCACCGTCGCCGGCATCCTGATCTCCATCGCCTTCGCCTATGTCGCGAAGAACGTGGACAACATCATGGACTTCCTCCAGCTGGTGTTCGGCTTCGTGAACGCTCCGGTCTTCGCAACCTTCCTTCTCGGCATGTTCTGGAAGCGGGCCACCGGCCACGGTGCCTTCTTCGGCCTGCTCGGTGGCACCCTCGCCGCCGCCGCCTTCCACGGCCTCAGCACCCCGAAGATCATGGCAGCCGGCGAAGCCGCCCTGCCTTGGATCAAGGGCGGCTACCTCGGCGCCCACTACCAGTTCACCTCCAGCATGGCCCAGAACTTCTGGCTCGCCATCGTCGCCTGGAGCTCCTGCTTCATCCTCACCATCGTCATCTCGCTGGCGACGGCCCGGACCAAGGAGGACAAGGAACTCGTTGGCCTCGTCTACTCCCTCACGCCCAAGCAGAACGACGAAGCCGAGCCGCTCTGGAAGCGCCCGGCCGTGGTCGGCACCGCGGTGCTGGTCTTCGCTCTGATCCTCAACATCATCTTCTGGTAA
- a CDS encoding aldose epimerase family protein codes for MKTATLMTLMATACLAAGKDSASATSKIPVETFGKLPDGREAKIFTLTNKNGLRAKITDLGATIVSMEVPDKAGKNADVTYGFDSAEGYLSKGNPYFGATVGRFGNRIKDGKFSLNGKDYTLATNNEPGGIPCHLHGGNVGFNKVLWTAKADDASNSLDLTYVSKDGEEGYPGTLTTKVKYTLTEANELKWEVTATTDAPTVLNIVQHAYWNLSGVPNETINDHILTLDADKYLPTDKGLIPTGKLDSVTGTPMDFTKPTPIGERVGAEFEALKLGGGYDHAWILTKKEGIRHAATLKDPKSGRRLDISTDKPAIQFYGGNFLDGTVAGKGGVKYAYRTACALETENFPDAPNQPSFPTAVLKPGETYKHTMVLKFSAE; via the coding sequence ATGAAAACAGCCACCTTGATGACGCTGATGGCAACCGCTTGCCTTGCCGCCGGAAAAGATTCCGCCTCCGCTACCTCGAAAATTCCTGTGGAAACCTTTGGAAAGCTCCCTGACGGCCGTGAAGCCAAGATCTTCACCCTGACCAACAAGAACGGCCTCCGCGCCAAGATCACCGACCTCGGAGCGACCATCGTCTCCATGGAAGTCCCGGACAAGGCCGGCAAGAACGCCGATGTCACCTACGGCTTCGATTCCGCGGAAGGCTACCTTTCCAAGGGCAATCCCTACTTCGGCGCCACCGTCGGCCGCTTCGGCAACCGCATCAAGGACGGCAAGTTCTCCCTGAACGGCAAGGACTACACGCTCGCCACCAACAACGAGCCCGGCGGCATCCCCTGCCACCTCCACGGCGGCAATGTCGGCTTCAACAAGGTCCTCTGGACCGCCAAGGCCGATGACGCCTCCAACTCCCTCGACCTCACCTACGTCTCGAAGGACGGCGAGGAAGGCTACCCGGGCACCCTGACCACCAAGGTCAAGTACACCCTGACCGAGGCCAACGAGCTGAAGTGGGAAGTCACCGCCACCACCGACGCCCCGACAGTTCTCAATATCGTCCAGCACGCCTACTGGAACCTCAGCGGCGTGCCGAATGAGACCATCAACGATCACATCCTCACCCTGGATGCCGACAAGTATCTGCCGACCGACAAGGGCCTGATCCCGACCGGCAAGCTGGATTCCGTCACCGGCACCCCGATGGATTTCACCAAGCCGACCCCGATCGGCGAGCGCGTCGGCGCGGAATTCGAGGCCCTCAAGCTCGGCGGTGGCTACGACCACGCCTGGATCCTGACCAAGAAGGAAGGCATCCGCCACGCCGCCACCCTGAAGGACCCGAAGAGCGGTCGCCGGCTCGACATCTCGACCGATAAGCCCGCCATCCAGTTCTACGGCGGCAATTTCCTCGACGGCACCGTGGCCGGCAAGGGCGGCGTGAAGTACGCCTACCGCACCGCCTGCGCCCTCGAGACCGAAAACTTCCCGGACGCGCCGAACCAGCCGTCCTTCCCGACCGCGGTCCTCAAGCCCGGCGAGACCTACAAGCACACCATGGTGCTGAAGTTCTCGGCCGAATAA
- a CDS encoding GAF domain-containing protein has product MNVDFANQESVGTWLAGVLESFACQTGTLHKADGEWLDLVAQVGVPEFLLPKIARIPFGKGIAGVAAERREPVELCNLQQDLGGVARPDARETKVSGSLAVPVLSPDGATVLGTLGVGMQEPHDFTEDEKARLSGIATEIGKTWAGS; this is encoded by the coding sequence ATGAACGTGGATTTCGCGAATCAGGAAAGTGTGGGGACGTGGCTGGCCGGAGTGCTCGAGAGTTTCGCCTGCCAGACAGGGACCCTGCACAAGGCGGATGGCGAGTGGCTGGACCTGGTGGCGCAGGTCGGGGTGCCGGAATTCCTGCTGCCGAAGATCGCCCGGATTCCCTTTGGCAAGGGGATCGCCGGGGTGGCGGCGGAGCGGCGGGAGCCGGTGGAGCTGTGCAATCTCCAGCAGGATCTGGGCGGGGTGGCCCGGCCGGATGCGCGGGAGACGAAGGTCTCCGGCTCGCTGGCGGTGCCGGTGCTCTCGCCCGATGGTGCGACGGTGCTGGGTACCTTGGGAGTTGGCATGCAGGAGCCGCATGATTTCACGGAAGATGAGAAGGCGCGACTGTCCGGAATTGCTACGGAGATCGGAAAGACATGGGCTGGAAGCTGA
- a CDS encoding Jag family protein, whose protein sequence is MTPVGAAKKILDTMLGHLGFHVEIEIIESEEEPCLQIHTPRSELLIGKDGERLDDLQYLVNRVLRKHFPKAPRVRIDCEHYRAIQEDKLSAEVRAAAEGVKTSGKAFKMRPLNAYYRRLVHNVLVDDETVESVSPGGEERLKRIIIRPRGSEGTPSAE, encoded by the coding sequence ATGACACCCGTTGGGGCAGCGAAGAAGATCCTCGATACCATGCTGGGCCATCTCGGCTTCCATGTGGAGATCGAGATCATCGAAAGCGAGGAGGAGCCGTGCCTGCAGATTCACACGCCACGCAGCGAGTTGCTGATCGGCAAGGACGGAGAGCGACTGGATGATTTGCAGTACCTGGTGAACCGGGTGCTGCGGAAGCATTTCCCGAAGGCCCCGCGCGTGCGGATCGACTGCGAGCACTACCGCGCGATCCAGGAAGACAAGCTGTCCGCCGAGGTCCGCGCTGCGGCCGAGGGGGTGAAAACCAGCGGCAAGGCCTTCAAGATGCGGCCGCTGAATGCCTACTACCGCCGGCTCGTCCACAATGTGCTGGTCGATGACGAGACGGTGGAGAGCGTTTCGCCCGGCGGCGAGGAGCGGCTCAAGCGCATCATCATTCGTCCGCGTGGCAGCGAGGGAACCCCGAGCGCGGAATGA
- a CDS encoding DoxX family protein: MKKFFFDCGTRDPLASTGLVLLRLAYGWMMLYGHGIMKIQNFEQMKAGWPVAGIFPLNLMSSPVSLMATIGAEVGASALLMLGFMTRPASFVLGFAMTIAAFQVNAQAPFFSTGSGPSKEMAVLYLIPCFVFIITGAGQWSIDAGFDTDKRRRRWKK, from the coding sequence ATGAAGAAGTTCTTTTTCGACTGCGGGACGCGTGACCCGCTGGCTTCGACCGGGCTGGTGCTGCTGCGGCTGGCGTACGGCTGGATGATGCTCTACGGGCACGGGATCATGAAGATCCAGAACTTCGAGCAGATGAAGGCAGGGTGGCCGGTTGCCGGTATCTTTCCGCTGAACTTGATGAGCAGCCCGGTCAGCCTGATGGCGACGATCGGCGCGGAGGTGGGTGCGTCGGCCTTGCTGATGCTAGGCTTCATGACCCGGCCGGCGTCATTCGTGCTCGGATTTGCGATGACGATTGCCGCGTTCCAAGTGAACGCCCAAGCGCCGTTTTTCTCGACCGGCAGCGGGCCTTCCAAGGAGATGGCGGTGCTTTATCTGATTCCCTGCTTCGTCTTCATCATCACCGGGGCCGGCCAGTGGTCGATTGATGCCGGATTTGATACGGACAAGCGCCGCCGTCGCTGGAAGAAGTGA
- a CDS encoding acyl-CoA thioesterase yields the protein METHRLVLPEDLNHFGFLFGGRLLAWVDEACWIAASLDFPHCQFVTIGMDKVEFRFSVRQGTILNIRCIKEHEGNTSVSYRVEVFDRRNSIAPPIFSTGITYVSVDDSGRKRPIR from the coding sequence ATGGAAACGCACCGCCTCGTCCTGCCGGAGGATCTGAATCATTTCGGATTCCTTTTTGGCGGGCGCTTGCTGGCGTGGGTGGATGAGGCGTGCTGGATCGCGGCGTCGCTGGATTTCCCGCACTGCCAGTTCGTGACCATCGGGATGGACAAGGTGGAGTTCCGGTTTTCGGTGCGGCAGGGGACTATTCTCAATATCCGCTGCATCAAGGAGCACGAGGGCAATACCTCGGTGAGCTACCGGGTGGAGGTCTTCGACCGGCGGAACTCGATCGCGCCGCCGATCTTTTCGACCGGCATCACTTACGTGAGCGTGGACGACAGCGGGCGGAAGCGACCGATCCGTTAA
- a CDS encoding NAD(P)/FAD-dependent oxidoreductase has product MIETLDLILPLEASEDEAAWKAAAAKKLGVPASRVTGVRLLKHSLDARQRAVKVQLRLEVAVDEPLPEEVNPAWSAPALPRDAKTAVIVGCGPAGMFAALRCLERGIKPIVLERGKDASARRFDLAPILRQGVVIEDSNYCFGEGGAGTFSDGKLYTRATKRGPVARVYEILVAHGAPQRILTDAHPHIGSNLLPNVVKAMRASILEAGGEVRFQAKVVDFILDGDRLRGVVTADGEEITGDAVILATGHSARDIYRLLAEKKILLERKPFAVGVRIEHPQPFIDAEQYHLKKDEARPDLLPAARYAVATKIDDRGVHSFCMCPGGFIVPASTENDEVVVNGMSLARRDSPFANSGLVVTVEPEDTDSFAKEHGVLSGIAYQKALEVAAKQAGGGGQVAPGQRVADFLVGKVSADLPKTSYFPGGKSSPLHEILPKGIVRRMQTGLKLFDRKIRGYAGKEALLLGFETRTSSPVRIPRRDDTLEHPEVHGLYPCGEGAGYAGGIVSAALDGMRVAEAL; this is encoded by the coding sequence ATGATCGAGACGCTCGACCTCATTTTGCCCCTCGAAGCCTCCGAGGACGAAGCCGCGTGGAAAGCTGCTGCGGCGAAGAAGCTCGGCGTGCCCGCCTCGCGGGTGACCGGAGTGCGGCTGCTGAAGCACTCGCTGGATGCCCGGCAGCGTGCGGTGAAGGTGCAGCTCCGGCTGGAGGTGGCGGTGGATGAGCCGCTGCCGGAGGAGGTGAATCCGGCCTGGTCGGCTCCGGCGCTGCCGCGGGATGCGAAGACGGCGGTGATTGTGGGGTGCGGACCGGCGGGGATGTTTGCGGCGCTGCGGTGCCTGGAGCGGGGGATCAAGCCGATCGTGCTGGAGCGGGGGAAGGATGCGTCCGCGCGGCGATTCGACTTAGCTCCGATCTTGCGGCAGGGGGTGGTGATCGAGGATTCTAACTATTGTTTCGGTGAGGGGGGGGCGGGGACTTTCTCCGATGGCAAGCTCTACACGCGTGCGACGAAGCGTGGCCCTGTCGCTCGTGTTTACGAGATCCTGGTCGCGCATGGTGCGCCGCAGCGGATTCTAACAGATGCGCATCCGCACATCGGCTCGAACCTGCTGCCGAATGTGGTGAAGGCGATGCGGGCTTCCATTCTCGAAGCGGGTGGGGAAGTCCGCTTTCAGGCCAAGGTGGTGGATTTCATCCTCGATGGTGACCGGCTGCGTGGCGTGGTCACTGCGGATGGTGAGGAGATCACGGGGGATGCGGTGATTCTGGCGACCGGGCACAGCGCGCGGGATATTTACCGGCTGCTTGCGGAGAAGAAGATCTTGTTAGAGCGGAAGCCGTTTGCGGTGGGGGTGCGGATTGAGCACCCGCAGCCGTTCATTGATGCCGAGCAGTATCACCTGAAGAAAGATGAGGCGCGGCCGGATCTGTTGCCTGCTGCGCGTTATGCGGTGGCGACGAAGATCGATGACCGCGGGGTGCATTCGTTCTGCATGTGCCCTGGTGGTTTCATCGTGCCGGCATCGACCGAGAATGATGAGGTGGTGGTGAATGGGATGAGCCTCGCTCGCCGCGATTCGCCGTTTGCGAACTCGGGGCTGGTGGTGACGGTGGAGCCGGAGGATACGGACTCGTTTGCGAAGGAGCACGGCGTGCTTTCCGGGATTGCCTATCAGAAGGCGCTGGAGGTTGCGGCGAAGCAGGCGGGTGGCGGGGGACAGGTGGCGCCGGGGCAGCGGGTGGCTGATTTCCTTGTCGGCAAGGTTTCGGCCGATCTGCCGAAGACGAGCTACTTTCCTGGAGGCAAGTCCTCGCCGCTGCATGAGATTTTGCCGAAGGGAATCGTCAGGCGGATGCAGACGGGACTGAAGTTGTTTGACCGGAAGATCCGGGGGTATGCGGGGAAGGAGGCGTTGTTGTTAGGCTTTGAGACGCGCACGAGTTCGCCGGTTCGTATTCCTCGGCGGGACGATACGCTGGAGCATCCGGAAGTGCATGGCCTGTATCCGTGTGGGGAAGGGGCGGGGTATGCCGGGGGGATCGTAAGTGCGGCGCTCGATGGGATGCGGGTGGCGGAGGCGCTCTAG
- a CDS encoding NAD-dependent epimerase/dehydratase family protein — protein sequence MPSNKSTVLVTGASGFIGHHVARHLAESGHGVIALDNREPSPPHPDEIQTILCDIRNGDLPGKNCDAIVHLAALGGVRPSMERPSDYIETNVGGTVRLLEWAKQHGVKRFIFASSSSVYGATNGTPSAEDNPLSPCSPYALTKVQGEQWGKLYSESHGIDFIALRLFAVWGDGQRPDLALESFRRKILAAETITIHGDGSQRRDLTHVSDVARAVEQALAWKGRGFETFNIGTGRNHSVNDMLRAAEAWTGMTTEVKYGPPHPADVLGTLADVRKAREILGWEARVAFP from the coding sequence ATGCCATCTAACAAATCAACCGTTCTGGTGACCGGAGCCTCCGGATTCATCGGCCACCATGTTGCCCGCCATCTCGCAGAATCGGGGCATGGTGTGATCGCATTGGACAATCGGGAGCCAAGTCCGCCGCATCCGGATGAGATTCAGACCATCCTCTGCGATATCCGCAACGGAGATCTTCCGGGCAAAAACTGCGACGCCATCGTCCACCTCGCCGCCTTGGGCGGAGTCCGGCCATCGATGGAGCGGCCTTCAGATTACATTGAGACCAATGTCGGAGGTACCGTTCGCCTCTTGGAATGGGCCAAACAGCACGGCGTGAAGCGCTTCATCTTCGCCTCCTCATCCAGCGTGTATGGAGCAACCAACGGAACGCCGAGCGCTGAAGACAATCCACTCTCCCCCTGCAGCCCCTACGCCCTGACAAAGGTTCAAGGAGAGCAATGGGGCAAGCTCTACTCAGAAAGTCACGGCATCGACTTCATCGCCCTACGACTGTTCGCCGTCTGGGGCGATGGCCAGCGCCCGGATCTAGCCCTGGAATCATTCCGCAGAAAAATCCTCGCCGCCGAAACCATCACCATCCACGGCGACGGCAGCCAGCGGCGTGACCTCACGCATGTCTCCGATGTCGCCCGTGCGGTCGAGCAAGCGCTCGCATGGAAAGGCCGCGGCTTCGAGACCTTCAATATCGGCACCGGCCGAAACCACTCCGTAAACGACATGCTCCGCGCCGCCGAGGCATGGACTGGCATGACCACCGAGGTGAAATACGGCCCACCGCATCCGGCCGATGTTCTCGGCACGCTGGCAGATGTCAGGAAAGCTCGCGAGATCCTCGGCTGGGAAGCACGAGTGGCTTTTCCCTAG
- a CDS encoding glycosyltransferase family 4 protein, translating to MSHSRSLSDPEPAKQASIAGFALVFGTDPRRPWLKARSRRSLEAAGFALSQEIAGPGLLLRAGCVLRSPDSFKIPPLLEGRPLVAIGLPPSGEWSDFHRKHGGDYSGELPPPLCEWHSSPETLQARLKGEALPSSARIVHWSALDLAPTDDRLAIYQIVTSLQHGGAEKIARDLAEELPRHDVAARLVVLGKPHRTSLDIPPGTLDLSHLRRGERAGMLAKHAIAQGADILHVHLTDAEETRTLSKSGIPVITTVHNSREGWPRDWETLQPNDVTILLACSQAAESELRSALPNLPVRTVWNGIRPNEFPETPLPPNDSGFILACVANPRPQKRLELLPAITAAIRDELAARGINKPVELLIAGETSPNLADATASRELVDREAAKHGIDLTWTEGKVPVREVLAKAHALVSCSAHEGLSLAHLEALSSGRPVIACDTGGTRELAWSNPSMSLLGAKATPQQFAKAIADAFLAPPPSAHKLVWRDFTTPRMAERVARFARQAACRVEKGATLWFVTNNLSMGGAQSSLRRLAKSFHAKGHKVCVALLQEYPEHPTAGRTDLLDHGIEVFVPPPAGIIGPQEAVDLILTEMTADPPAAVVFWNAITTHKLLLADSLPFTPVHDISPGEMWFSSFERTMENPPPGLPCREPRDYGRLLKSFVVKYGREAERAEAIGASVKVIPNGVTLPDQPRRRTQIEGALVFGTAARISPQKRLDELIEAFRLALPDLPACVLKIAGGVETGAEECAKELQELSNGLPVEWLGETHDIGSFHATCDVFVMISDPAGCPNASLEALASGLPVIASDVGGASEQVIDELNGRLVPARDVPAFAKAMVDLAHDTSKRDAMSTAAREHIRQHFTLERMTNDYLRLFLPDAI from the coding sequence ATGTCCCATTCGCGCTCCCTTTCCGATCCCGAGCCCGCCAAGCAAGCGAGCATCGCGGGCTTTGCCCTCGTCTTTGGCACCGACCCGCGCCGGCCATGGCTGAAAGCCCGCAGCCGCCGCAGCCTGGAAGCAGCAGGCTTCGCACTCTCGCAAGAGATTGCAGGCCCTGGACTTCTGCTCCGCGCCGGCTGCGTGCTGCGATCACCCGACTCATTCAAAATCCCTCCTCTGTTAGAAGGCCGCCCATTGGTAGCCATCGGCCTCCCCCCTAGCGGCGAGTGGTCGGACTTCCACCGGAAACACGGCGGTGACTACTCGGGCGAACTCCCGCCGCCGCTTTGCGAATGGCACTCGTCTCCCGAGACCTTGCAGGCGCGTTTGAAGGGAGAAGCTCTGCCCTCCTCAGCGCGTATCGTCCACTGGTCCGCCCTCGACTTGGCCCCAACCGACGATCGCCTCGCCATCTATCAGATCGTCACCAGTCTCCAGCACGGCGGTGCGGAGAAAATCGCACGGGATCTCGCGGAAGAGCTCCCTCGCCACGACGTCGCAGCGCGGCTCGTCGTACTGGGTAAGCCTCATCGCACATCCCTCGATATCCCACCGGGCACACTCGACCTCTCCCATCTCCGGCGCGGCGAACGTGCAGGCATGCTCGCCAAGCACGCCATCGCCCAAGGTGCGGACATCCTTCACGTCCACCTCACCGATGCCGAGGAAACCCGCACCCTCTCAAAGTCCGGCATCCCCGTCATCACCACCGTCCACAACAGCCGCGAAGGCTGGCCGCGCGACTGGGAAACGCTTCAGCCAAACGACGTCACAATCTTGCTCGCCTGCTCTCAAGCAGCGGAATCGGAACTGCGCAGTGCATTGCCGAACCTACCTGTGCGCACGGTATGGAATGGCATCCGCCCGAACGAATTTCCCGAGACCCCACTACCTCCGAATGACTCGGGCTTCATCCTGGCTTGCGTCGCAAATCCGCGCCCGCAAAAACGCCTCGAATTGCTTCCCGCCATCACCGCCGCAATCCGCGATGAACTCGCAGCACGCGGAATCAACAAGCCGGTAGAGCTGCTGATCGCCGGAGAAACATCCCCAAACCTCGCCGATGCCACGGCTTCCCGCGAACTCGTCGATCGCGAAGCAGCAAAGCACGGCATCGACCTAACATGGACCGAAGGAAAAGTCCCCGTCCGTGAAGTGCTCGCAAAAGCCCACGCACTCGTCTCCTGCAGCGCCCACGAAGGCCTCAGCCTCGCTCACCTAGAAGCACTCTCATCCGGTCGTCCGGTAATCGCATGCGACACCGGCGGCACCCGTGAACTGGCATGGAGCAATCCCTCGATGAGCTTGTTAGGGGCCAAGGCTACGCCACAACAGTTCGCCAAAGCCATCGCCGACGCATTTCTCGCCCCCCCACCCTCAGCCCACAAGCTCGTATGGCGCGACTTCACCACCCCTCGCATGGCCGAGCGTGTCGCTCGCTTCGCCCGTCAAGCAGCCTGCCGCGTCGAGAAAGGCGCCACCCTCTGGTTCGTCACCAACAACCTCTCCATGGGCGGCGCGCAATCTTCCCTCCGCCGACTCGCAAAATCATTTCACGCGAAAGGTCACAAGGTCTGCGTCGCCCTGCTCCAGGAATATCCCGAGCACCCCACCGCAGGACGCACGGATTTGTTAGACCACGGCATCGAAGTCTTCGTCCCACCACCAGCCGGCATCATCGGGCCACAGGAAGCGGTGGATCTGATCCTCACCGAAATGACCGCCGATCCACCCGCCGCGGTCGTCTTCTGGAACGCCATCACCACCCACAAGCTGCTGCTCGCCGACTCCCTCCCATTCACCCCCGTCCACGATATCTCCCCCGGCGAGATGTGGTTCTCCTCCTTCGAGCGCACGATGGAGAATCCCCCACCCGGCCTCCCATGCCGCGAGCCGCGGGACTACGGACGCCTGTTGAAGAGCTTCGTCGTGAAATACGGAAGAGAGGCCGAACGAGCCGAAGCCATTGGCGCTTCCGTAAAGGTGATCCCGAATGGCGTGACTCTTCCCGATCAACCTCGCAGACGCACGCAGATAGAAGGAGCACTGGTCTTCGGCACTGCGGCACGCATCAGCCCGCAGAAGCGCTTGGACGAACTCATCGAAGCCTTCCGACTCGCGCTCCCTGACCTCCCAGCCTGCGTGCTGAAAATCGCCGGTGGAGTCGAAACCGGAGCCGAGGAATGCGCGAAGGAACTGCAAGAGCTCTCCAACGGCCTGCCCGTCGAGTGGCTCGGCGAAACCCATGACATCGGAAGCTTCCATGCCACCTGCGACGTCTTCGTGATGATCTCCGATCCCGCCGGTTGCCCGAATGCTTCGCTCGAAGCCCTAGCCTCCGGATTGCCAGTCATCGCCAGCGATGTCGGCGGCGCTTCCGAGCAAGTCATCGATGAACTCAATGGACGCCTCGTGCCCGCCCGTGACGTACCCGCCTTCGCCAAGGCAATGGTCGATCTGGCTCACGACACATCAAAGCGCGACGCCATGAGCACCGCCGCCCGCGAGCACATCCGCCAGCATTTCACATTGGAGCGAATGACGAACGACTACCTGCGACTCTTCCTCCCGGATGCCATCTAA